One genomic region from Leptospira tipperaryensis encodes:
- a CDS encoding proline--tRNA ligase codes for MKASKYILPTEKENPADAVVASHRLMIRAGLVRKSSAGLYFYLPLGVRILQKIKQIVREEMNSTGALEFDLPILTPSELWEQSGRWNAMGKEMFRIQDRHDLKYALGPTHEESFSYLVKPLLKSYKDLPINVYQIQTKFRDEIRPRFGVIRSREFIMKDAYSFHIDDASLDETYQAMRVAYRKMFDRCGLKTIPVLADSGSMGGSTSEEFMVVSPIGEETLLLCAQCDYSSNSEKTPLVLEKENIPSALPGKKEVSTPGKKTIEEVSQFLGISAKETIKAVALKSEKKKILVYLRGDLELNLHKLHSLLRIADTEPMSDLEIGELGLVPGFIQPIAPNEKVKVLYDRSLQKNLPYVVGGGKDDLHIQGFILEKEISNLPEFADVALAREGDLCPNCNSPLKAEKGIEVGHIFKLGDKYTKAFGIQVLDQSGKARTLTMGCYGIGVNRTLATVIEQCNDDKGIFWPISIAPFEVTLVSITKGEEQYAKAEEFYNVLKNEGVEVFWDDRDLGPGFKLKDSELIGFPIRITIGKKFFENGELSIYNRKKDQEESFVFTDFEDFTSRVESLRQELFAELE; via the coding sequence ATGAAAGCATCGAAATATATTTTACCCACAGAAAAAGAAAATCCTGCGGACGCGGTTGTCGCGTCCCACCGACTGATGATCCGCGCCGGCCTGGTTCGTAAATCCTCAGCCGGTCTTTACTTCTATCTCCCGCTTGGTGTGAGAATTCTTCAAAAGATCAAACAGATCGTAAGAGAAGAAATGAACTCAACCGGGGCCCTGGAATTCGATCTTCCCATTCTAACTCCTTCTGAACTCTGGGAACAGAGCGGAAGATGGAACGCGATGGGAAAAGAAATGTTTCGAATCCAAGATCGACACGATCTCAAATACGCGCTCGGACCCACTCACGAAGAATCTTTTAGTTATCTCGTAAAGCCGCTTTTGAAATCTTATAAGGATCTTCCGATCAACGTCTATCAGATCCAGACTAAGTTTCGGGATGAGATTCGTCCTCGATTCGGAGTGATTCGTTCGAGAGAGTTTATTATGAAAGATGCATATTCTTTTCATATTGACGACGCTTCTCTGGACGAAACCTATCAGGCTATGAGAGTCGCTTATAGAAAGATGTTTGATCGTTGCGGTCTAAAAACCATTCCCGTTCTTGCGGATTCCGGAAGTATGGGCGGTTCGACTTCCGAAGAATTTATGGTAGTATCTCCGATCGGAGAAGAAACCCTGCTTCTTTGCGCTCAATGCGATTATAGTTCGAACAGCGAAAAAACTCCTCTTGTATTAGAAAAAGAGAATATTCCTTCTGCGCTTCCCGGAAAAAAAGAAGTTTCGACTCCGGGCAAAAAGACCATCGAAGAAGTGAGTCAGTTTCTCGGAATTTCCGCGAAGGAAACGATCAAAGCAGTAGCTTTGAAATCGGAGAAGAAAAAAATTCTCGTGTATCTCCGCGGCGATCTGGAACTCAATCTTCACAAACTACATTCTCTTTTGAGAATTGCGGATACGGAACCGATGAGCGATTTGGAAATCGGAGAACTCGGACTCGTTCCCGGTTTTATTCAGCCGATCGCGCCGAATGAAAAAGTAAAGGTTTTATACGATCGTTCCCTGCAGAAAAATCTTCCTTATGTCGTCGGCGGAGGAAAGGACGATCTTCACATTCAAGGTTTTATCTTGGAAAAGGAAATCTCCAATCTTCCCGAATTTGCGGATGTCGCATTAGCAAGAGAAGGGGATCTTTGTCCGAATTGTAATTCTCCCTTAAAAGCTGAAAAAGGAATCGAGGTTGGACATATCTTCAAACTCGGCGACAAATATACAAAGGCCTTCGGGATTCAAGTCCTGGATCAAAGCGGGAAGGCGAGAACTCTTACGATGGGCTGTTACGGAATCGGGGTCAACAGAACTCTCGCGACCGTGATCGAACAATGCAACGACGATAAGGGGATTTTTTGGCCGATCAGCATCGCTCCTTTCGAAGTGACTCTTGTAAGCATTACGAAAGGTGAAGAACAATACGCTAAAGCAGAAGAATTTTATAATGTTCTAAAGAATGAAGGTGTCGAAGTTTTCTGGGACGACCGCGATCTTGGTCCCGGATTTAAACTAAAAGATTCCGAACTGATCGGATTTCCGATTCGAATTACGATCGGGAAAAAATTCTTCGAAAACGGAGAGCTTTCGATCTACAATCGCAAAAAAGATCAGGAAGAATCCTTTGTATTCACGGATTTCGAGGATTTTACGAGCCGAGTGGAATCGCTTCGTCAAGAACTCTTCGCAGAGTTGGAGTAG
- the trpB gene encoding tryptophan synthase subunit beta, translating to MGKESKHSEKEGYFGEFGGRYSPEILHDALVELEATYKKLKKNKHFKKELEYYRKNYIGRPSPLTYAERLTKAWGGARIWLKREDLNHTGAHKINNTIGQVLIAKAMGKTRIIAETGAGQHGVATATVGAMFQLETVVYMGDEDLRRQELNAIRMRMMGAKVVGVSAGTATLKDATSEAMRDWALNVSNTHYIVGSSIGPHPFPTIVRDFQSVIGIESRKQFKKENGKLPNAVVACVGGGSNAIGMFSGFIKDKKVKLYGVEAGGYSSTPGSHSATMAFGRTGFLHGTKTLVIQDEFGQIVPAHSVSAGLDYPGVGPEHAHLHKSGRVTYANVNDEGALDAFLEVCRIEGIIPALETAHAFQYAKSLAKEMGKKEDILICLSGRGDKDVAEVARLRKGEFS from the coding sequence ATGGGTAAAGAATCAAAACATTCCGAGAAGGAAGGATACTTTGGAGAATTCGGAGGACGTTATTCTCCCGAAATTCTTCACGACGCTCTCGTGGAACTCGAAGCCACGTATAAGAAGTTGAAGAAAAACAAACACTTCAAGAAAGAACTCGAATACTATCGTAAAAATTATATAGGAAGACCTTCTCCGCTGACTTATGCGGAACGTCTGACAAAGGCATGGGGTGGCGCGAGAATCTGGCTCAAGAGAGAAGATCTCAATCATACCGGAGCGCATAAGATCAACAATACGATCGGTCAGGTTCTGATCGCAAAAGCGATGGGAAAAACAAGAATCATCGCCGAAACCGGAGCGGGTCAGCACGGAGTTGCGACCGCGACCGTGGGAGCGATGTTCCAGTTGGAAACCGTCGTTTACATGGGCGACGAGGATTTGCGTCGCCAAGAACTCAACGCGATTCGGATGAGAATGATGGGCGCGAAGGTCGTCGGAGTCTCCGCGGGAACCGCCACTCTCAAAGACGCAACGAGCGAAGCGATGAGGGACTGGGCATTAAATGTTTCTAATACACATTATATCGTGGGTTCTTCCATCGGACCACATCCGTTTCCGACGATCGTAAGAGACTTTCAATCCGTGATCGGAATCGAATCCAGAAAACAATTCAAAAAAGAAAATGGAAAACTTCCGAATGCGGTCGTTGCCTGCGTCGGAGGCGGTTCCAACGCGATCGGGATGTTTTCTGGTTTTATCAAAGATAAAAAAGTAAAACTCTACGGTGTCGAGGCCGGAGGTTATTCTTCTACACCTGGTTCTCACTCTGCAACTATGGCGTTTGGAAGAACCGGATTCTTACACGGAACCAAAACTCTCGTGATTCAGGACGAATTTGGTCAGATCGTTCCGGCTCATTCCGTTTCCGCCGGTCTTGATTATCCAGGCGTTGGTCCGGAGCACGCGCACTTGCACAAGAGCGGAAGAGTGACATACGCGAACGTAAACGACGAAGGTGCGTTAGACGCCTTTTTAGAAGTTTGCCGCATCGAAGGAATCATTCCCGCACTAGAGACAGCTCACGCGTTTCAATACGCAAAAAGTCTCGCAAAAGAGATGGGAAAGAAAGAGGACATTCTAATTTGTTTGTCCGGAAGAGGGGACAAGGACGTAGCCGAAGTGGCGAGACTGAGAAAAGGAGAATTTTCTTGA
- the trpA gene encoding tryptophan synthase subunit alpha, which yields MSTISAVFSDEKSVFIPYISLGDPDYDSSVVWADALIRGGAGILELGIPFTDPVADGPVIQKAFKRALAHPFSMKKILEVTAAIHKLHPETPLVYLTYFNPLYSMGLEVFTEMAKNSGIQGLIIPDLPYDTPEAEEFFTQLEKRKIDFIHLVTPATTEERIRSMKSLASGFIYYVTSYGVTGERRALSEGLEERIKFVKKVVSLPVCAGFGISTSDQSKEISRYADGVIIGSAVQRIIEENGSNREGCVEKLFSYASEIRSSMR from the coding sequence TTGAGCACGATATCTGCCGTATTCTCGGATGAGAAAAGTGTTTTTATCCCCTACATCTCGTTAGGCGATCCCGATTACGATTCTTCAGTGGTTTGGGCGGATGCGCTCATAAGAGGTGGAGCCGGTATCTTAGAATTGGGGATTCCGTTTACCGATCCCGTCGCGGATGGTCCCGTGATTCAGAAGGCTTTTAAAAGAGCCTTAGCTCATCCGTTTTCGATGAAGAAAATTTTGGAAGTGACCGCCGCAATTCATAAGTTGCACCCGGAAACTCCTCTGGTTTATCTGACCTATTTTAATCCTCTGTATTCTATGGGTTTGGAAGTTTTCACGGAGATGGCTAAGAATTCAGGGATTCAAGGTTTGATCATTCCTGATCTTCCATACGATACCCCGGAAGCGGAAGAATTCTTTACTCAACTCGAAAAGAGAAAGATCGATTTTATTCACCTTGTGACTCCAGCCACTACGGAAGAGAGAATTCGTTCCATGAAGTCGCTTGCTTCCGGTTTTATCTACTACGTGACTTCTTACGGTGTTACCGGAGAAAGAAGAGCTCTCTCAGAAGGTTTGGAAGAAAGAATCAAGTTTGTAAAGAAAGTGGTCTCTCTTCCTGTTTGCGCCGGTTTTGGAATTTCCACTTCGGATCAGTCCAAGGAAATCTCGAGATACGCCGACGGTGTAATCATCGGTTCTGCCGTTCAGAGGATCATTGAAGAAAACGGGAGTAACAGGGAAGGTTGTGTGGAAAAGTTATTTTCCTATGCTTCTGAGATTCGTTCTTCTATGAGATGA
- a CDS encoding DUF1564 family protein, whose protein sequence is MRVSALWSGVASCEIRRKGHLCSLLIPEYFVRRKGVKARFLRSSLSVLLLRFDEVLIRKRFLGKRLVYAKYQEENLNLKKMNFRPFEEDWVKLGILAWGLGISRCLLFSILLELDCDPKVNREIKSNGVPTILSITRKLIFIKREVHSQIRKSRAHPS, encoded by the coding sequence ATGAGGGTTTCTGCTTTGTGGTCGGGAGTTGCATCTTGCGAGATTCGAAGAAAGGGGCATCTTTGCTCCCTTTTGATTCCGGAGTATTTTGTGAGGAGAAAGGGGGTGAAGGCGAGGTTTTTGAGGTCGTCTTTGAGCGTTCTTTTGTTACGATTTGACGAGGTTTTGATTCGGAAAAGGTTTTTAGGGAAGAGATTGGTTTATGCGAAATACCAGGAGGAAAATCTGAATCTGAAGAAAATGAATTTTCGTCCTTTTGAGGAGGACTGGGTAAAGTTAGGGATTCTTGCGTGGGGTTTGGGTATTTCGCGTTGTCTTCTTTTTTCTATTTTGTTAGAATTGGATTGTGATCCAAAAGTTAACCGTGAAATAAAATCGAATGGAGTTCCAACCATTCTTTCTATTACTAGAAAGTTAATCTTCATAAAAAGAGAGGTCCACAGTCAAATCCGTAAATCACGGGCCCACCCGTCCTAA
- a CDS encoding adenylate/guanylate cyclase domain-containing protein: MSEAKFKITPLQIVFIILGILGILLISFTAFFPNFSQNTEFLLGGFAALILAAYPIYKFIAENTPDKQRSGSIWLAVVVSLVMFFLYQIFTPLSELEESSVSWRFTLLRAGVNKSEKESEEGTIEYTRYNPPPGARQDIQIIGITTTSLEKLQGRWPLPWKYYANIVDIFKNTSNQLMFDIFFVDYKPGQTEEMAEALAKNPQVMFDYPMETSLESKSSILNLENRIDVLRKFKLENVEDPGDLGRSWLKFPQPPIEPVAEKASGLGFANIKKDESGLNRRMPLVAKLLNAGPLRETEYYPSIDLMIACNYLGVDVKRDVEVVMGKYVKIKNIPQKTLTSFNRKSLKMETKDIMNRPNDKREIKIPIDEDGQMQINFPGGLYSFRAHEIFEAATEWNEETASQFQNTIFLVAMYYATGAGAAKDTHLSPFGDMSGIEHHAAAINTILNQDFLFELPLWGEFLILIIVGILAGIIQPRLKTWLAFIFFLATAFLYSVVTLVNFSEFNLVHLYPSVILEQLFIFIGLIGFRILTEEENVKYIRSTFSKFVSKDVVDELLKNPENLNLGGSKRDITIFFSDIRGFTTMSEKMGPEELVQFLNQYLSEMTEIIIEFKGTIDKYMGDAIMAFWGAPVPLEDHAYYGCAAGLAQMRRLATLKEEWKARDLPQMDIGIGLNSGPAVVGNMGSSHRMDYTCMGDTINLGSRLEGTNKEYGTHIIISEYTYEKVKDRIIARELDLIKVKGKTQPVRIYELLDLVNEEDLKLLRKPLQAS; encoded by the coding sequence ATGAGCGAAGCCAAATTTAAAATCACTCCCTTACAGATTGTCTTTATCATTTTAGGAATCTTAGGAATCCTTCTCATCAGCTTTACTGCATTTTTCCCGAACTTTTCCCAGAATACGGAATTTCTCTTGGGCGGGTTCGCGGCACTCATTCTCGCAGCCTATCCGATCTACAAATTCATAGCCGAGAACACGCCGGACAAACAGAGATCCGGAAGTATCTGGCTCGCGGTGGTAGTCTCCTTAGTCATGTTTTTTCTCTATCAAATCTTCACGCCACTCTCGGAGTTGGAAGAATCTTCCGTTTCTTGGAGATTCACACTCTTAAGAGCGGGAGTGAACAAGAGTGAGAAAGAATCCGAAGAGGGAACGATCGAATACACGCGTTACAATCCGCCACCTGGAGCGAGACAGGATATTCAGATCATCGGGATCACAACTACATCTCTCGAGAAACTGCAAGGAAGATGGCCGCTTCCTTGGAAGTATTACGCAAACATAGTGGACATTTTTAAGAATACTTCGAATCAGCTCATGTTCGATATTTTCTTCGTGGATTATAAGCCGGGACAAACGGAAGAGATGGCGGAAGCGTTGGCCAAAAATCCGCAGGTCATGTTTGACTACCCGATGGAAACGAGTTTAGAATCCAAGAGTTCGATTCTCAATTTGGAGAATCGAATCGACGTTTTGAGAAAATTCAAACTGGAGAATGTGGAAGATCCGGGTGACCTTGGAAGATCTTGGTTGAAATTTCCACAACCTCCGATCGAGCCCGTCGCTGAAAAAGCATCTGGATTAGGGTTTGCGAATATTAAAAAAGATGAAAGTGGACTCAACAGAAGGATGCCTCTGGTCGCGAAACTATTAAACGCGGGCCCTTTGAGAGAGACTGAATACTATCCTTCGATCGACTTGATGATCGCTTGTAATTATCTCGGAGTCGACGTAAAAAGAGACGTGGAAGTCGTGATGGGAAAGTATGTGAAGATCAAGAACATACCTCAGAAGACGCTCACGAGTTTCAATCGAAAGTCCTTAAAGATGGAAACCAAGGACATTATGAATCGTCCGAACGACAAGAGGGAGATCAAGATTCCGATCGACGAGGACGGACAGATGCAGATCAACTTTCCGGGCGGACTCTATTCTTTCCGAGCGCATGAGATTTTTGAGGCAGCGACAGAATGGAATGAAGAAACGGCTTCTCAGTTTCAAAACACGATCTTTCTCGTAGCGATGTATTATGCGACCGGAGCGGGAGCCGCGAAAGATACGCACTTATCACCTTTCGGAGACATGTCTGGGATCGAACACCACGCCGCGGCGATCAATACCATACTCAATCAAGACTTTCTCTTTGAATTACCGCTTTGGGGAGAATTTTTAATTCTAATCATCGTCGGGATCTTGGCGGGGATTATTCAACCACGACTTAAGACGTGGCTCGCGTTTATCTTTTTCTTAGCGACGGCGTTTCTTTATTCCGTAGTAACTTTGGTAAACTTTTCGGAATTCAATTTAGTACATCTCTATCCATCCGTGATCTTGGAGCAGTTGTTTATTTTCATCGGGCTTATCGGATTTAGAATCTTAACGGAAGAAGAGAACGTAAAATACATCCGAAGCACGTTCTCGAAATTCGTATCGAAAGACGTCGTGGACGAACTTCTTAAAAATCCGGAGAACCTCAACTTAGGAGGATCGAAACGAGACATTACGATCTTCTTCTCGGATATTCGCGGATTTACGACGATGTCCGAAAAAATGGGACCGGAAGAACTCGTTCAATTCTTGAACCAATATCTCTCTGAGATGACCGAGATCATCATTGAATTCAAGGGAACGATTGATAAATACATGGGGGATGCGATCATGGCATTTTGGGGGGCGCCCGTGCCTCTGGAAGACCACGCTTACTACGGATGTGCGGCGGGACTGGCTCAGATGAGAAGACTCGCGACACTCAAGGAAGAATGGAAGGCCCGGGATCTACCCCAAATGGATATAGGAATCGGACTCAATTCGGGACCTGCAGTCGTCGGAAACATGGGGAGTTCCCACAGGATGGATTACACCTGTATGGGAGACACCATCAACCTTGGATCCAGATTGGAAGGAACCAACAAGGAATACGGAACCCATATCATTATCTCTGAGTACACCTACGAAAAGGTAAAGGACAGGATCATCGCAAGAGAACTGGACTTGATTAAAGTAAAGGGAAAGACTCAGCCGGTTCGGATCTATGAACTTCTGGATTTGGTGAACGAGGAAGACCTAAAACTATTAAGAAAACCTTTGCAGGCGAGCTGA